A genomic stretch from Candidatus Methanomassiliicoccus intestinalis Issoire-Mx1 includes:
- a CDS encoding hydrogenase maturation protease, which translates to MNTLVLGIGSPIMTDDAIGLRTLEELEKMNLEGVTLQEACTSGLDLIEVMIGYDRVIIIDAIMNYGEKPGMVMVLDRDAFSNSVHGINAHEANIPSTIELGLKLAPDTFPKDIKFVAVEVNDVFTVNDKMTPEVEAALPEAVNTVLRLIKE; encoded by the coding sequence ATGAATACTCTCGTTCTTGGAATAGGAAGTCCCATCATGACTGATGATGCGATCGGTCTCAGAACTCTTGAGGAACTGGAAAAGATGAATCTGGAAGGTGTAACTCTCCAGGAAGCCTGCACAAGCGGTCTGGATCTTATCGAAGTTATGATCGGCTATGACAGAGTCATCATAATTGATGCAATCATGAACTATGGTGAAAAACCAGGGATGGTCATGGTCCTGGATCGAGATGCCTTTAGCAACAGTGTTCATGGAATCAACGCTCACGAAGCAAATATTCCTTCCACTATCGAGCTTGGTCTGAAACTGGCTCCAGACACATTTCCAAAAGATATAAAATTCGTAGCAGTGGAAGTTAATGATGTGTTTACAGTAAACGACAAGATGACTCCAGAAGTGGAAGCTGCTCTGCCGGAAGCTGTAAACACAGTTTTGAGATTAATTAAAGAGTAA
- a CDS encoding M16 family metallopeptidase, with amino-acid sequence MSDEIKLLHTSAGIPVITESISQSHSASAAIYLGTGSRDESDKKAGIAHLLEHMMFKGTPKRSSKDIAEEIEAAGGEHNGYTTYEVTGYHISSLDETFHSSADILSDMVKNPLLKQSDLDTERNVVIQEIRMMENDPDDYIHTLFSQTIWGDHPLGRSEAGFVETVKALNAEDLREFFESNYRPPRMAVVATGNIDEDKIVAWASENFDDLAKAKERERTAPKPNAKFMVYPKKDPQAYICMGFPALKSADPERHAQRLMSAVFGAGMSSRLFQEIREKTGMVYEIYSSGTAYTDCGTLDVLFNTDVKKEEEIIRLVAAEMKKLKEEGLRPGELDRAKHMMKGAYVRRFESSEARMIRLGESYMATGKVTSIEDLLKKMDAVTEEDVLKIAGRLLDRSRLNIAVHAPEKESKKAVKNLEDLDF; translated from the coding sequence ATGAGTGACGAAATAAAACTATTACACACTTCTGCAGGCATTCCAGTAATTACTGAATCCATTTCACAATCTCATTCAGCCTCAGCCGCTATATATTTAGGAACAGGTTCTAGAGACGAATCTGACAAAAAAGCAGGCATAGCTCATCTTCTGGAACACATGATGTTTAAAGGAACGCCTAAAAGGAGTTCCAAAGATATTGCTGAAGAGATTGAAGCTGCCGGAGGAGAACATAACGGATACACCACATATGAAGTGACCGGTTATCACATATCCTCACTTGATGAAACATTTCACAGCAGCGCAGATATCCTTTCAGATATGGTTAAAAATCCTCTGCTGAAGCAGAGCGACCTGGATACTGAAAGGAATGTAGTGATACAAGAAATCAGAATGATGGAAAATGACCCGGATGATTATATTCATACTCTGTTCTCACAGACCATCTGGGGCGATCATCCCCTCGGACGATCCGAAGCAGGTTTTGTAGAGACTGTTAAAGCGCTTAATGCTGAAGATCTCAGGGAGTTCTTTGAATCAAATTACAGACCGCCAAGAATGGCAGTGGTCGCAACAGGCAACATAGATGAGGATAAGATTGTCGCGTGGGCCTCAGAAAACTTTGATGATCTTGCAAAAGCCAAAGAGAGGGAAAGAACCGCACCGAAGCCAAATGCCAAATTTATGGTATACCCAAAGAAAGATCCGCAGGCTTACATCTGCATGGGATTCCCTGCGCTAAAGTCTGCCGATCCTGAAAGACATGCGCAGAGACTTATGTCTGCAGTATTCGGAGCCGGAATGTCATCACGCCTGTTTCAGGAAATAAGAGAAAAAACAGGTATGGTCTATGAGATATACTCAAGCGGAACGGCATATACAGACTGCGGAACCCTGGACGTATTGTTTAACACGGATGTAAAAAAAGAAGAAGAGATAATAAGACTTGTAGCGGCAGAAATGAAAAAACTGAAAGAAGAAGGTCTCAGACCAGGAGAACTGGACAGAGCTAAACATATGATGAAGGGTGCATATGTGCGGAGATTCGAATCGAGTGAAGCGCGCATGATAAGACTTGGAGAATCATATATGGCTACAGGAAAAGTTACGAGCATCGAAGATCTTCTTAAAAAGATGGATGCGGTAACAGAAGAAGATGTGTTAAAGATCGCTGGCAGGCTGCTTGACAGAAGCAGACTGAATATAGCGGTCCATGCACCAGAAAAAGAAAGTAAAAAAGCTGTCAAGAATCTAGAAGACCTTGACTTCTGA
- a CDS encoding proteasome assembly chaperone family protein, with product MVSELKIHEYHDNIFESGMMIVGFPSVGLVSSIAANYVVRTSGLSRIAGILSSDFPPYTLINEGVPSPPVRIYAGDRKCTNTELCKQIVTVVAEFMPKPETIKPLAESLLDYCDEKGIKTVVTLEGVAKPGSSDLSPMGVGSTQAARDMLSKYGVEEMKEGIISGISGVLLYEGERRGIDVMCLLGAARAEYPDARGSAKLLEVVAKMLPELKIDPDPLYREAEEMEKQLKKAQESTNPQQKSSFEDSVIYG from the coding sequence ATGGTTTCAGAACTTAAGATCCATGAGTACCACGATAATATCTTTGAAAGTGGAATGATGATCGTCGGTTTCCCGTCAGTCGGATTGGTCAGCTCAATCGCAGCTAATTATGTAGTCAGGACATCTGGTTTAAGCAGAATTGCTGGAATTCTTTCTTCTGATTTTCCCCCGTACACATTGATAAATGAAGGTGTTCCGTCTCCTCCAGTAAGGATTTATGCCGGCGACAGGAAATGCACTAATACTGAACTGTGTAAACAAATTGTAACCGTAGTGGCGGAATTTATGCCTAAGCCGGAGACAATCAAGCCTCTTGCCGAATCTCTCTTGGACTATTGTGATGAAAAAGGGATAAAGACTGTTGTAACTCTGGAAGGAGTTGCTAAACCCGGCTCTTCTGACCTGAGTCCTATGGGGGTAGGAAGCACACAGGCCGCAAGAGATATGCTTTCTAAATACGGCGTAGAGGAGATGAAAGAGGGCATAATCAGTGGAATTTCTGGTGTACTGCTCTATGAGGGAGAGAGAAGAGGCATAGATGTAATGTGTCTTCTAGGTGCAGCGCGTGCTGAGTATCCAGATGCCCGCGGATCAGCAAAACTTTTGGAGGTAGTTGCAAAAATGCTTCCTGAACTGAAGATTGATCCAGATCCATTGTATCGTGAAGCTGAAGAGATGGAAAAACAACTTAAAAAAGCGCAGGAGAGCACAAACCCTCAACAAAAATCTTCATTCGAAGACTCTGTCATCTATGGTTAA
- a CDS encoding pyruvoyl-dependent arginine decarboxylase yields MLKLLVLVTSRMHLVPKKFFVSSGCAVSKVSDLNAFDKALLEAGIGELNIVSVSSILPIGAEQVSIRELPMGTITHCVLAQMRGGEGEMISAGIAYGLRKDGKGGYVAEGHIHGSKKALQEIMEWKMDEMAKLRGIEMEKIEYRLEELSVPMDHYGACLAALVFVEY; encoded by the coding sequence ATGCTTAAATTACTTGTTCTGGTTACATCGCGCATGCATCTTGTTCCGAAGAAGTTCTTCGTTTCATCTGGCTGCGCAGTAAGTAAAGTTTCAGACCTTAATGCGTTTGATAAGGCGTTATTAGAAGCCGGAATTGGAGAACTCAACATAGTTTCAGTATCTTCCATATTACCAATTGGAGCAGAACAGGTAAGTATCAGAGAATTGCCGATGGGAACTATTACCCACTGTGTTCTTGCGCAGATGCGCGGTGGAGAGGGTGAAATGATCTCTGCCGGTATTGCTTACGGTCTCCGCAAAGATGGTAAAGGCGGTTATGTAGCTGAAGGGCACATCCATGGCAGCAAAAAAGCACTTCAAGAGATCATGGAATGGAAAATGGATGAAATGGCAAAACTTCGTGGAATTGAGATGGAAAAGATCGAATACCGTTTAGAAGAATTGTCAGTTCCCATGGATCACTATGGTGCCTGCTTAGCTGCCTTAGTGTTTGTTGAATACTGA
- a CDS encoding DUF5817 domain-containing protein: MLGVIVCSKCSTVQGADLKSAHVTCPRCGTRIEVKRAKVYFSTESPKELAEAVRQISEQMKYDIENPPEKPRKRIRVKKPKQKPEDEVSIKNALMKVQEKKGVLIKADIGKALQIKEDIELEEAISKMLLAGILCEVSTDEYKLVL; the protein is encoded by the coding sequence ATGTTAGGCGTAATCGTCTGCTCCAAGTGCTCTACAGTACAAGGAGCAGATCTAAAATCCGCCCACGTAACCTGTCCTCGTTGTGGTACAAGGATCGAGGTAAAACGGGCGAAAGTATATTTTTCTACAGAATCACCAAAAGAATTAGCCGAGGCTGTACGCCAGATCAGTGAGCAGATGAAGTACGATATCGAAAACCCTCCTGAGAAGCCGCGTAAACGCATCAGGGTCAAAAAACCGAAACAGAAACCTGAGGATGAAGTATCAATAAAAAACGCTCTTATGAAGGTTCAGGAAAAGAAAGGTGTTTTGATTAAGGCAGATATCGGGAAAGCACTGCAGATTAAAGAAGACATAGAACTTGAGGAAGCAATATCCAAAATGCTCCTTGCAGGCATACTCTGTGAAGTGTCTACTGATGAATACAAGTTAGTCTTGTAA
- a CDS encoding class I SAM-dependent methyltransferase: MKNNVKRTIINAKKPTGFWGSRVLLSMNIHHDTLTDWGLGHVDIEPNYCILDIGCGGGNALSKMSKMASEGKLCGIDYSEVSVKESKKKNKDDIKSGKIEITQGSVSSLPYDENSFDLVTGIETYYFWPNPIEDLKEVKRTLKPNGLILLIFEARSDENPEIWKDYRDIVDMHIPSEAGIKEELEKAGFSDIITDTKGDWLCAVGKKIV; this comes from the coding sequence ATGAAAAACAACGTGAAAAGAACAATAATCAACGCAAAGAAACCCACTGGCTTCTGGGGATCGCGAGTATTATTGTCGATGAATATTCATCATGATACACTTACAGACTGGGGATTGGGACATGTGGATATTGAGCCTAATTATTGCATATTAGATATAGGGTGCGGAGGAGGAAACGCCTTATCAAAAATGTCAAAGATGGCCTCTGAAGGAAAACTCTGCGGAATTGATTATTCTGAGGTCAGCGTAAAGGAATCAAAAAAGAAGAATAAAGATGATATTAAAAGTGGAAAAATCGAGATAACTCAAGGCAGCGTTTCCAGCCTTCCGTATGATGAAAACTCCTTTGATTTGGTTACTGGAATTGAGACATATTATTTTTGGCCGAACCCTATTGAAGACTTAAAAGAAGTGAAAAGAACCCTCAAACCCAACGGGCTGATTCTTCTGATATTCGAAGCAAGAAGTGATGAAAACCCGGAAATCTGGAAAGATTATCGGGACATTGTTGATATGCACATACCCAGCGAAGCTGGAATTAAGGAAGAATTAGAGAAAGCCGGTTTCTCAGACATCATTACTGATACAAAGGGAGACTGGCTTTGTGCAGTTGGTAAAAAGATTGTGTAA